From the Lathyrus oleraceus cultivar Zhongwan6 chromosome 3, CAAS_Psat_ZW6_1.0, whole genome shotgun sequence genome, the window aagaagaagaagaagttatACCACCAGTAAAGCCAATTGAAGAGAAAAAAAAGGCTAAAGCAGTGATTAAGTTACCgtaccctcagagagtgacaaagaaggatcCAAAAGAGAAAGACTTTGAGAAATTCATCACAATGTTCAAAAAGTTAGAGATCAATATGCCTTTCTTCGAAGCACTCGAGCAAATGCCCATGTACCAAAAATTCATGAAAGAGGTAATCGCTAAAAAGAGACCAATAGGATATGGGTCGGTAACCTTTAATGAAATATGTAGTGCAATATCACCAGGTAGGAGAATACCTATAAAGCAGAAGGATCATGGATCTGTCACAGTCCCATGCACTATAAAAGACAGAACTTTCAAGAAGGTACTATTGTCAATCTACCAAAGGCTTGGTATTGGAAATGTCAGTGATACAAGGAAAAATCTAAAATTTGCAAATCACTCCATAAAGAATGCATATGGGATAGCGGAAGATGTATTGGTGACAATAGAGCAATTTTattttcctgttgattttgtgaTCATAGACATACCTGAGGATGAAGAGACACCTATTATTCCTGGTCGACCATTCATGCGGACAAGTCAATGCAATTTCGACATAGGCCATGGTACACTAACTTTAAAagtttatgatgatgaaataaccTTGAATGTTCTTGAAAACAAGAAGCTAGAGGTGGGAAAAGAATACCACTATCAAGTAGGCATGATCAGGACAGATGTGAAAGGCCAAAGTGACATGCCAACATCAGAAAAAGTCTCAAGAAGGTCATCTCATATGGTCTCACCTCCATTAGCAACCCCGAGTGGGAAAACTCCTATTTCCATTCCAAAAGCCATAAGAAAGAAGAGATAGAGAAATCAAGGTAAGTATATGGAAGTTAGAAAGGACTTGTGGCACAAAGGAATCCATACCTTTGAAAAAGACGGTTTCTTAGTTTTGGAAAAGAAGGGCAATAAGGTGTGAGCTGAAGTACCCCCATAACAGGGGGAATGAGGTGTCAAGCTAATGGCGATAAAGGAGCGCTtcttgggaggcaacccaaggaAAGTATTcataattttaatttttagtttcaattttatattaatttttgAGGTTTGTTTGCTTTAAGTGGTTTATTTTCTGATTGCTTACTTTCATCTAGTAATATGATAACTGTAGCTTTAATGGTTGTGTGAAAAGTACCCAAACAGAAGGCATATGTGTCCTCCATGCATGTTAACTCGCCAAAATATTTTTTCTATACTTCTAAATGATCTAATTAGTTTAATTGAGTTGGACTGAAAGTTGAGAAGGTTTACCACAACTGATTGAGAAGCCACATCGAGCAAGAGGTACTATGGAGGTTGTCAGCTCTACCCAACAGGGTGAGAGCAGAAAAAACGAAAAACAATGTATATCATAAGAGATCATTCAGGTACGTCTTTATCATTCAGAACTTGCATACATTCTTTTCTTATTTCGGGTGCATGATTACACACATTGAGGCACATTTTTTCTACCactgagcctttctagccatcctttttattattatccattattaaccccatttgagccttTAACCATTTGTTTGTTTGGAAAAAAAAACACATAATATTAACCCATGGCCCAAACACTCCCCCACCATGTTCAGAGTATTTTTGTGAGTTATCAGATCCATGTTcattctaagtttggggttgttGTTGGGATaacaacctttaagtttggggtagtTATGCCTAGTACAAAGAAGGGCACCTGAtgattgaaaaaaaaaagagaagaaaaagaaaagaaaagatgAAAATTTGTAAAATCAAATTGAAATGAATAAAAGAAAAGTAATCATCAGTGCACTTGAAAGAAGGAGAAGTCAGCGGATAAGACAAATCCAAAAGTTGAATCCACGATAACAGTTAATCTATCAGAATGAGAATAGTGAAGATAACGATCGTATTGACTCTGAACCTTATCCTACTTTATAAAAATTTCCTACCTTAACCCTAGCCCCGTTACAACCAtaaagacctcaaaaagtgtgtgtgtgtgtgtgtgtgtgtgtgtgtgtgtgtgtgtgtatcGTGCACCGGGACATCAAAAAATAATATATTCAAGCTTACGGTATGGTATTGCGTACTATGAATTTTGAGTGTAAACACATTAACACCTGAGAGATTTGGTGAGGGTGTGAATTGAGCTGACAAGTGAAGTAGTACTTTCAAGTGAAGGTGTGGTCAATTAATCAACCTCAGTAATCCAGCAAAAACCAAAGGTGTCAACAAATGAGGGTCATGGAAGATCTTAGAGGTATGATGGTACGTGAAaagtttttatttcatttgagAGTGACATGAGTCTTTGTAATTGAAGTTGCTTaaggacaagcaacaagctaagtttggggttgtgatcagtcaccatttttGATATAGTTATTATCATTTTAACAGGTGAAAGTAGGTGAGTTATTTGCATTTTTCATATAGTTTAAGTGGTTTTTACACCTTCTGTTACCGTTAATGTCATTTAATCCTTTCACTGTTTTCCATCAATTTATTTCCATTTTCCGCATTTTATGCTTAGGTTGTGTGTTTTCACTGTTTTTCAAGTTCAAACAGGGATTCAAGTACGGTCGGATATAGAAACTAGGGAGAGGCACAAAGAATCATAAAAGTGCCCTGATGCTCCAGTAGGCCTGCTACGACCACCTGTAGCACCTGCTACAGGCCGTGGTAGGGAGGCATGAACCAGAAGCCAAGTCCATCCAAAATAGGGGCCTACTATGGCAACCCGTAGCACTTGTTATGGGTCGTAATGGAAGGTCTGAAACAAAGCCAGATTTCACAGAGACAGTTGCCTGCTATGGGTCATAGCAGGGGGGCCTAGATGGGAACATAAAAGACACAGGcctgctacggccacccgtagcaccgACTATGGGTCGTAGCAAGCATGCATGCAAAAACCAGATATTTCCTTTGTTTTTGCTAATTTTAAACGAATGGCATTTTGGTCCATCGAAGATCTGATTTCATTGACTATTGTGGATCTGTTTGAggagagagaaagaaagaggagGAATTTTCTATTTAAGGGAGTTTTTCAGAAAAGACAAACACTTTTTTTGGGAAGCAAAAATCACAAGATTCAGAATTGGAGAAAACAAGGTTTTGGGGGAGACGCgattttcatgagcggaagcaattgaagatcaaaTTTCATTTAAATACTTGTAATGTCtatattttatcatttgattTCCTTGAAtactatgagtagctaaatcccCCAATGCTatggggtgtccctgatttgaatctttaatgactttgagtttatatttgcaataacaatattatttttcataattaaTTTATTCTCGTGATGTTCTTAATTCTTTATCTTTTGGAACAATAGAGATTGTTATAtgattatcaattaggttggaccgccaTTGGTAATGCTTTCATGAGGTTATTCTACAGTAGATAttacctaggactagggataccctatagAAACCAATTTGTTCTTGATAATAATAATGCTTAATTTCACCGGTTAATTTCTATGGACATAGAGATTAGATatgaatgattaaaggttttctcactaaggCATTAGGAGAAAACACCCTTAAGAACTGGtattaattaattgatatttgttgttgcaatagtgactcagagttgttgCAGGAAGAAATCACACACATTCCCTGACATATTACTCATATCTGTCAAAAACCGTTCCCTGcactatttattttatttgaaattatttttatatattctCATAAAAAATTCCCAACattagtttttgtttaattgaacaatAATTAGAACTCAATATTTATAAGCAGTCCTTGATATCCACATTCGAGGAACTTTCCTCAATATTACTAcaaaggcaaaatagtacacttgttatttcTTAATCACTAATCCCTGATCACCTTTTATTAGCCCTACGCAGACATCTTCTAGAGGATACTTCAATGTGAGGTATAAAATGGATAATGCCACCTCCAAAGTATTGGATGACGGTATGCCAATAATAATGTTGTAAGGAGATGCAACATTGACAATCAAGTATCTAACCTAGACACTTTTTGCATTGTCTCCACTTCCAAAAGTTGTTATCACAAGAAGATGCCCTAGAACCTGCACCTGTTCTACAGAGAAACCAAACAAAGTACCTTTAAAAGGTAACAACTCGATGATATCCAAATTCATACCTTTGAATGCATCCCAATACAAAACATCTGCTGAACTTTCCGAATCTACTAAGACTCGCTTCACACTCCAGTCATGAATTTGTACTTTAATTACCATTGGGTCATTCCAATTGAAGGCGAGAAAAATATACATAAgaggggggttgaattgtgtatgtGAAAGTTTACTTCTTTTTCTTAAACCTATTTCAGAACCTGGGATGTCAAGCTTAGATTCTGATCCTAGTAAGAGTCTGAATCAGATCAGAGTCTAACTTCAGAGTTTGTTGCCCATTAGAATGTATATGCCAAAGCAAATAAGGAGACACACAATATATTATGGTTCCTCCCAAACTAAGAATAGTTCATTCCCCTTGCAGCATAAGAGATTTTCAGTATAATCAAAAATTAAATTTTGCTCAATCAAACTAGAAAGAGACTTATGCTCAATCCCTCAAGCAAAAGACTTCATTGCCTGAACAACCTATTCAAGACTTGCTGCTTAATCCCATAGAAAGAGACTTCATGCTCAATCAAACTAGAAAGAGACTTCTTCCTCTGCcctcaagcatgagacttcaatgctcaatctAACTAGAAAGAGACTTATTGCTTTTCcctcaagcatgagacttcaataCTCAAGCACTCGTGcaagagacttctttgctcaagCACTTAGCAAGAGACTTATTTGCTCAAGCACTCAACAAGAGACTTTTATATATTCTAAACAACAGTTTAGGCTAGTAAATACAAATGCACTTGATATTCTTATCAATGGTGCACAGTTACAACACGAATTCTGATGTCTTTAAGATTTCTAAGATAAACAATGATAAGAAATCTTAAGACTCTATTATACAGTTAACATATATGCAAAAGTTTTCTTGCTTGTATCAGATCTTCTTTGTGTTGTGCGGTTTTGTTGACAACTTATTCAAAAACTTCCACAATATTTGAATCTTTAGCGCATTCAGAGTTTTCAACTAAAGTCAATAAAACCATATTGATCAACTTGACCAATATACCCATACTTCTTCATATCCTTGAAATTCCTTTTATAGGATTGGGAAAATAGCCATTGGATGATTTGAACATAATAAGCAAGCTTAGTGAAGAAGTATGCCAAGAGAGATGTTGGAAACTAGCATTTGGTTTGAAGTTTTATCCACTGAATAATAACGATGCTCTCAGTACCTTTCAAAGTACTAGATATATACCAAAAGGTAGAAAAAACGAATATGTCATATCTCTATTTCTTGAGCCTTACAAAACAAAACCCTAATAGACTTGGTCCATAATTCTGGGGTTTTGCTAAGACAAGAATACTTTATTATAGTATACATATCAGATGCACTTCATCCTTTCAGAATCTGAGATGTCATCAAAAGCTGAGTCTTGAGACCAGATTTTGAACCTTCAAAGTCTGATGCCTTCGGATGTTGGTTAATCACTTCAGATTTTGATCAATACAGATTAGGAAAACATTGCTTCTTCACATATGCTAACAATCAGGATTAGTTCTATGCCTGTGATCCTGAACACTTAAACAAAATTTTAGCAAACCCTATttttctttaaatactttgttattATAAAAAACTTTTAAGggcataaccaaatcttgttcgAACAATCTCTCCCTTTTTTATAATGACAAACAAATTTATTTAAGAACAATGGTTGGTGATTTAATTAACACATTCTAACATCATAGTCTGAGGCTTGTAAGGTTCCCCTAAGTTAGACAGTCCATTAAGGTGATGTGTGTAAGATCCCCCAAAGTTTGATAGTTCATTAATatgaggtttgtaagctcccaTTAAATCCTTATCTATGTTAATTGAATCTTATAATTATAACCAACAAATTCTAACATCAGAGtttgaggtttgtaagctccccctgagtttgaCAGATCTTAggttgaggtttgtaagctcctCCTTTAGTCCGACAGTTCATTAAGGTAAGGTTTGTAAGCTTTCCTCCTTTACTCAGAAGTTGTTTTGGTAGAAACTGCTTTGTTCAAGTTCTTGTGCTTCAATCTCTTCTTAAATACTCCATGAATTTTCTCCCCCTTTGTATTTATCAAAAAGATTTTAAAAGAAAGAGAAAAACAATAAAACCGAGAGATCAAAATATTTTGAATGCATGAAATTTTGTGAgagattaaaataattaaaaatttGAAACAATTAAAAACTTTTCAAAAGAAGAAGAcaatttaaaacaatttaaaGCCTTTTTCAAGAATTTGAATGAAAAGATAGTTTACCAAAGAAATTATTTATTTCTTATGGTAAATCACTATCATTTCAGTTTCCGAGAAGTAATTATGATCTAGTATGGCATGCTTAATTAGTGATTGGTTTTAAGACTTTCAAAGATCAGAGACTGAAACGCGCAATATGTTTGATCTTCTGAAATTTTTGTTATAAAAGCACATAACTTTTTCAAGCCAAATCACAAATCCATATTCACTTAACATACATATGGTTCAAGATGAATACGACTTCTGAGCAATTTACTACTCCTGTTGTTTCAAAGGCTCCTATAGTCTTTGAGGCAACTTCTGAATAGGAGGTCAGACCCTCTAAAGAAATTCCTTCAACCTTTCTTCTTCAGGCACTGAAGCCACAAAAGAATATTAGTAAGAAGAATAAGAAGTCCATAGAAGAAGAAGACGAATTGGATTTAAATTGGGAAAACTTTTCAACGCTTGAAAGTCTAGGGATGATTAGGATTAATGTTATAAACATCCTTTTTGTAATCATTCATTTAATTCAATGGAgttttttttcccttttttttaatttttgcATACCATTTTTTTAATCATAATTATTTCCTTTAATGTAAACTGATTAAGAAgttcaaaattaaaagaaaacacAATGCTTTTAACTTGATATTTCTTTTTCACTCAATTCATTTGATACATCCAATTAACCAAAGAAATTGATTTGGTTGTATAATCAGGGGCTAAGAAAGAATACATCAAATTAAACTAAGAATCAGAACATACAAGtcttaagtaaataaaattacAAAGGAAAGACATGAACAAAAAAAGCTTTTTAAAACATACAAGGAATTCTTTTGACATAATATGTTACAATGAACATTCATTGACTGGAGATGCTTTACAAGTCTTACAATCCAAAATAAAAGAGAATATTATAAACGTTAAATCTCATAAtctaaacaaaaataaaaaaatgctCTAAGAGCGAAATGGAAAgtaaaataaatggaaataacTTCAAAAATTAAAAAGGAATCAAACAAAGGCAGCTTAGAAAGACTGCCGAAGTATGATGggagaagaagaaagagatgaagtTGGACTTTCCATAAGAACCAACATGATCTTCACCAGCAACTCTTCATCCCAAGATTAAATGAAACTTTATCTATATTTACAATTGTTCCTTGCAGAGATAAAAGTTCACCCATAACTCGTTCGGAAGGAATGAAGAACAACTTTCTCTCAAGGAGAGACAGTGTTATCTTCAGGAAGTTGGAAAATACTTGAGGAAATTTTATTCTTACGCCTGAGTGAAGGAGAAGCAGAATATCATAGACAAAGACTCCCAGTTCTTCGAGAAGGACTAGTCTTTCATTGGTGCTCTCCAGTTAAATTTTCGCACTAAGGTTTGAGCTAGAGGTCATCTCAAATTAGGACAGGAGCCGGagaaaatagcttttgaaaaaccAGGGCAAGTTTGCACAACTATGTCAACTAGGTTTGAGAGACGAGTTGTAAAACAAGAATGAGAAACTTAGATTGAGGGAGATCAGTTTAAATAGGGAATGAAAAGGCATAACCAAGAGATAAAAAGATTTAAGACAACTAGATTTTGAAAAGATAATTCACATAAAATATTTTGGAAAATCAACAAGTAAGATAAGCAAGTacaaagaaaaattaaaaaatgacaGGAGAGAGAGGCCACCGAGAATCCAAAGAGTAAAGCATTAC encodes:
- the LOC127130947 gene encoding uncharacterized protein LOC127130947, with the protein product MFANGLRLKTKQLIDTTTGSSSNFSTATSIKKIIEAIAENEHLELYDRCSSKSKRVIDLKLETNKIRIEDTVAAEVEKKLKAMNIGRRIPIKQKDHGSVTVPCTIKDRTFKKVLLSIYQRLGIGNVSDTRKNLKFANHSIKNAYGIAEDVLVTIEQFYFPVDFVIIDIPEDEETPIIPGRPFMRTSQCNFDIGHGTLTLKVYDDEITLNVLENKKLEVGKEYHYQVGMIRTDVKGQSDMPTSEKVSRRSSHMVSPPLATPSGKTPISIPKAIRKKR